GACGAAGCTGGGTGCGTATCACTTCATCGAGAAACCCTTCGATGCCGACCACGTGCTGGACCTCATCCAGAGTGCGCTCGAAACGCAGCGGCAGGAGCGCAAGCGCCTGAGTCCTGCGCCCAAGAAGGCGGCCACGGTCGAGATCACCGGGAGCAGCGGGACCATCCGCGAATTGAGGGATCTTGTGGCGAGAGTGGCGCCGAGCAACAGCTCCGTCCTGATTACCGGTGAAAACGGGACGGGAAAAGAGCTGGTGGCGCGGTCACTGCACAGCCTGGGGCGCCGGGCGGGCCAGCCGTTCGTGCAGGTGAACTGCGCGGCCATCCCGGATGAACTCATCGAGAGCGAGCTGTTCGGCTATGAAAAGGGCGCCTTCACGGGAGCGCAGCAGATGAAGCTCGGTCGGTTCGATCTTGCGCACCGAGGCACCATCTTTCTGGATGAGATCGGAGACATGAGCCTGAAGACGCAGTCCAAGGTCCTCCGAATCCTCCAGGAGAAGACGTTTGAGCGGGTGGGGGGAACGGCGCAAGTCGAAGTGGATGTCCGCGTCATTGCCGCAACGAACAAGGATCTCGAGCAGGAGATCGCCCAAAAGCGATTTCGTGAAGACCTCTACTATCGGCTCAACGTCATTCCGATCGTCGTGCCCGCGCTCCGGGACCGGACGGAAGACATCCCGCTCCTCGCACACGCATTCCTTGCTGAATTCTCGTCTGAAGACGGCCGACCGACCGCGGCCGATCAACCGGGAAAATCCATTTCGCCGCAGGCGCTCAAAGTCCTGGTGAAGTACCCCTGGCCCGGCAATGTGCGGGAGCTGAAGAATGCCATCGAACGGCTCGTCGTCCTGTCCAAAGGACTGGTGATCTCGGAGGAAGATGTCCCGGAAAGATTCAAGCGGTTCGACGTGGCCCGGCACCGCGAGCTGCTTCAGGACATTCGGGATCTCACGCTGCGTGAGGCGCGTCGGGATTTCGAGAGAAAGTATATCTTGGAGAAACTCGAGGAGTTCCAATTCAACGTGGCCCGGACGGCCCAGGCGATCGGGATCGACCGCGCGCATTTGTGGAGGAAGATCAAGCAGTACGGGATCGACGTCCACGAACCCAAGGGCGGCGCGGCATAAAGTTCACGCTCACCGGAACCCACGTCGTCATTCGCGGAGCAAGATCATGAATCGGGCGTCACCTATCGACAGGACGAACGGCCCGTCCGTCGCCCCACCGGGGCGGGACGGATTTCTCGCCGACTACCGAACGCATCTCGGCGAGCTGGAGGCCGCCCATCGCGCCGGGACGTCGGGCATCGATCTGGTTCGTCGGCATTCCGCGGCTATGGATCAGTGGCTCATGCGGTTCCTGGCCACCCTGCCCCCCGAGGCCTTGTCCGATTCCGCGGTAATCGCGCTCGGGAGCTTCGGCCGGAGGGAGCTGAGCCCGTGGTCGGACCTCGACCTCCTGTTCCTGCGGTCCGATGGGGAATCCCGGTGGACGGAGGACATGATCCGTTCCGTGCTGTACTTTCTCTGGGACGCCGGTTTGGAAGTTGGATACGCCGTCCGAACCGTGGGGGAATGCGTCAACGTGGCCGGTGAGGACAATCGGGCGCGCACCGCGCTTCTCGACCATCGGCTGATCGCCGGGGATCCCGCCCTACTTGAAAAATACCGCCAGGCGCTGCGAGAGCGGATCTTCAGCGAGCCGGTGGAGTTCATCCGAGTGAAGCTCAAGGACATGGAAGAGGGGAGGAAGAAGTTTGGCGATTCCGTCTACATGCTGGAGCCGCATATCAAGGAGGGCGCGGGCGGTTTGAGGGACCTCAATGTGCTCGAGTGGGCGGCGAAGGTGTATCGGCCTTTCAAGGGCCTGAGCGACCAGGAGGGGGACACGGTGACGGCGGAGGAGGCGGCCCGGCTGCGCAGGGCCCAGGATTTCATGCTGCGCGTTCGGAACGATCTGCATTTTGCGCTGGGCCGGAAAAACGATCGGCTGACCTTCGACCAGCAGGAACGTGTCGCCAAGGCCTTCGGCTATCCGGACGATGGTCACTGGGGCGCCGTGGAATCCTTCATGAAAGACTATTATCTCAGCGCCGCGGAAATCCAACATCTTGCCGACCGCGTCCTGCACCGAATCGTGGACCGACTCTCGCCGCCGGTCGTGAAGACCGCCTCCACCATCGGGCGGAATTGGGTCATGACGGGCGGAAAATTGCGTGTGGTCGAACCGGGTGTGTTCCTGGCGGAACCGGACACCCTGATCGAAACCTTCAAGTGGGCCGCGGAGAAGAACGTGGAAGTGGACCCCGCCACGCTCGCGGAGAGCCAGAAGCATCTGGACGCGGTGGACCGGCAATGCCGGCCATCCCAAGAGGCTTGGCGACTCTTCTTTTCCATTCTCAGGGCGCCGGAAGGAACGGCGCGGGTCCTGCTTCAGATGAACGAATCGGGCGTGCTCGGACGGCTGGTTCCCGAATTCGGCGCGCTCCGGTGCCAAGCCCAGCACGATGCCTATCACATCTACACGACCGACGTTCACACCATCCACGCCATTCAGGAATGGAAACTTCTACGGACGGGAAAATACTATCGGGACTTCCCCATGCTGACGCGGCTGGCGAAAGGCCTCGCGGACGATCTCGTGCTGGTCCTGGGGCTCCTCTTCCACGATATTGGAAAGGGAACGGGAAAAGGCCATTCCCATCGGGGAGCCGAGATGATCGAGGCCATCGGACGCCGGATGACCCTGACCGATGCCGAAATCGACACCGTACGATTCCTCGTCGAGCATCATCTCCTTCTGTCCACCGCGGCCTACCGACGGGACACGGATGACCCCGACCTCGTCCGCCAGGTGGCGGATCTTGTTCAGACCGAGGAGCGTCTGACTCTTCTCTACCTTCTGACCTTCTCGGACACTCGGGCCGTGGGTCCCACCACGTGGAACCAGTGGAAAGGGAATCTCCTTCAGGAACTGTTCGTCAAGGTCGGCGAGATCATCAATCCCAGCGATTTCCGGGATGAACACCAGCGGCTCAAAGAGAGAATGGACGAAATTGTCCGAAGAGTTTCAGGGAAGATCCGGGAGGAGGAGGCACGCAAAGAGCTGGCGGCGTTGCCCACGAGCTACATCCTGGCGAATCCACCCTGGAAAGTGGCGCGCCATCTCCAGATTCTTTCCGAAGTGCGCGCGAAAAAGTTCATCGCCACCCTGCGACGGCCCTGGAAGCGGCCGATGATCGAACTCCTGGTGTGCACCACGGATTCGCCGGGCCTGCTGGCGCGCCTGGCGGGGACCCTCACGTCCTACGGGCTGAACATCCTCAAGGTTCAAGTCAATACCACCGCGGACGGACGCGTTCTGGATCTCTACCATGTCGAGGATTCCGGCGGTCGCTTCTACGAAGAGTTGGACCGATGGGAGTCCTTGAAGGAAGATTTGAAGAAAGCGTCCGCGGGCGAGTTGGACGTGCGGGAAGCCGTGAACCGGACGCTCCGCAATGCCCCGAGCCCCCAGAGGTACCTCCCCCGTGTGCGCGCGCAGGTGCTTGTGGACAATGAAATCTCCCTTCGCCACACGGTGATCGAAGTGCAGGCGCAGGATCGGCTGGGGCTGCTCTATTCGCTCGCTACGCGCCTCAGCGAATTGGGGATGACCATCATGCTGGCCAAAATCAATACGGAAGGTGAAAAGGCCATCGACGTGTTCTACGTGCAGGACGTGGCCAGAGGCAAGATTCAGGACGAACGCCGGCTGGAGGACATCCGGTCGGAAGTCAGAAAAGTGGCGGAGGTGTAAGATGGTGGACTCTCTCGGTCGAATCCTGATGACGTTGCCCGTCATTCTGCTGGCACTGACCCTTCACGAACTGGGCCACGCCTGGGTGGCCGAACGATGCGGAGACCGGACGGCACGAATGGCCGGGCGGGTCACTCTCAATCCGCTGGCGCACATCGATGTATTGGGCTTGATCCTGATCATCTTCGCGCAGTTCGGCTGGGCCAAACCGGTTCCCGTGAATGTATTTCATCTTCGGAAGCCGAGGCGGGACATGATTCTCGTAGCGGCGGCGGGACCGGCGGCCAACCTCTTGCTCGCCATCGTGGCGGTGCTGGTCCTGAGGTTCATGCCGGGGGGGTCAACCCTCCACCCTTTCCTGTTCAATCAGCTCGGCGGGGTCGCGACGCTTCTGTACTACTCGGTGGTCCTGAACGTAAACCTGATGGTATTCAATCTGCTGCCGATTCCTCCCCTGGACGGGTCCCGCGTTCTGGAAAATATGCTGCCGCGACGCTACTTGCCAACGTATGAAGCATTCGCCGTCCAGGCCTCGAAGGCGATCTTCCTCATCTTCATGGTGAGCTTTCTGTTCAAGCTCGACGTCTTCAGCCCCGTCCTCGGCCCCCCCGTGCGAGCGATCACCTCACTCCTCTTCCGACTGGCCGGGTATTGAAGACGCCGGTTCTCAGGTGATGGTCCCCTCGGCTCTTGCGACCGGAATTCTGAATCGGTCGGAGAACCGGTAGCCGATGAGGAGGTCCATCAACTCGGAGCGGCGACCGGAGCGGGCGACCGCCCTTTCACGTTCGAGTGTGTCCAAAGCCGACTGCACGCCATCGCCGAAGAGCTGGACGAGATAAGCGAGGGGTATTCTCGGCGCGCTCTGAAGCCGCCCCTCGGTATCATACGTGGCCGGGGCACGAGGGGGGACGTAGAACACGTTCGGCTCCGTGCCGAACTCCGGATGAAGAGGCAAAGCCACCTTCCACTTTTTGACGAGGGCATGAATCGGTCCGGCGGGATCGTCCGCAAAGCCCACGTAGCGTAGCCGACCGGGACACTGCCGCGCACAAGCGGGCGCCGTCCCTTTCTCGACCCGCGGAAAGCAGAAAATACATTTCTGTGACACCCCCTTCGCTTCAGTGAAGTAGATCTTCTTGTAGGGGCAGGCCATGTGGCAGAGCCTTGTGCCCTTGCACTGGGTGTCATCAATCAAGACGATGCCGTCTCGCTCTCGCTTGTAGATCGCCTGATTGGGGCAGACCGGGACGCAGGCCGGATTCGCACAGTGATTGCACATCCTCGGCAGGTAGAAATAGTACGAGTTGGGGTACGTGCCGCCGCCGATGTCCTCGTCCCAATTCGGCCCCCACGGCTCTTGCTGATCGCCTGGGCCGAATACGTCCTTGTTGTCCTGCTCCTCAAATCCAAACGACCATGGACGCCCGAGGGTGGCCGGTGTGGGCATCCCGCCGACCGCCCCCGATGTGTTGACGGGGTTCATGCGCTCCCAGCCTCTCGGCCATCCCTCTCCCGGCTTGGTCTCGACGTGGTTCCACCACATGCCCTCCTGTCCCAGATCACTCGTCCACAACTTCTTGCAGGCGACGGTACACGTCTGGCAGCCGAGGCACTTGTTGAGATCCAGGACCATTCCTAATTGCGGCATGGTGAACAACCTCTGGCGCTATGGCGCGGGCTGAAGCCCCATGCCACGGAGGGTATGGGACCATGATATGTCGCCGCACCACGGATGGTGCGGCATGGAACATGGCCCGCGGCTACCGGAGATCCCAATCCGGGGTAGGCGCAGGCTTAAGCCTGCGAATGCCTTGAGCCGAATGCTGATCCGGCTCATTGCCCTATGCGCTCTCGAAATCGCACAGCGTGTCATTGACATGCTGTCCCGGCTGCGCCTGGCCCATGATCTGGTGGAGGTGCCCCCATCGGCCCGTGAAATGGAGCGGCTTGATCATGCCGGGCTGAATGGACTTGTACGAACGGTGTCGCTTGAACTGGTACGGCTCCCAGGCGTGGAAAAGAAAGAGCTGGCCGGGCTGGAGCTGGGGCGAGACTTTCGCATGGATCTCGAACGAACCGAGCTCGTTGAATACCCGGACTAAACCGAAATCTTGGATGTGTTTCCGAGCCGCGTCCTCGGCGCTGATGTACAGGAGGGGCACGCCTCTCTGAAGCCTCAGCAGCACGGGATCGTCGCGCCAGATGGAGTGGATGCTCCAGCGCGTGTGACCGGAGGTCAGCCGGAACGGAAAACGACCCCCGGCGTTCACGGGCGGCTTGAAGGTGGGCAGGCTTTCACCGACCTCCCTGAAGCGGCCCTGATCGATGAGAAACTGGACGCGCCCCGTCGCCGTCGGCCATGGCTTTTTGTGAAGTGTGAAGTCCTGGCATGGGGAGAGCGGCTGATCTCGCCTCAAATCCGAATGCGTCTGCGCGTGATACGACACAAACATGGAGTTCCGGAATCGCTTGATGCCTTTCCGTTTCATTTCCTTCACGGTGGTGCCCATGGTGGAGTAGGTGAGGGTGAGGATCTCCTGGCAAACCTTTTCTTCTTCGCCGGGACCAAACCGCCCGCCGAACGAGAACCGATCGTGGAAATCCGAATACTTCATGTTCCCCCGCCGCCGGGCCTCCTCCTGGATGGCTCTCGCCAGGAGGGAATAGATCTCCCATTCCGATTTCGATTCGCCGAGCGGACTCACAACCCGGCTGGAGAAGTGGAGATAGGGCACGTACGAGATGGGGTATTTGAGCGTGACTTTTTCGTAGGGCGTGGCGGCAGGGAGAACGTAATCGGACCACATTCCGGTGAAGGTCATCTTGAAGTTGACGTCCACCACCAGATCGAGTTTCGGCCAGAGCTTTTCCAGGAGCACGGGGTAGTCGCCGGTTCGTCGAAGCACATTGTTTCCTCCCGTGAACCACGCACGCGGTGTTTTCGAAAGCGCCGGGTACACCGGCGTTTCTCCACGCTCCGCAGCCTCCTTGAAGATGTCGTCCATCGACTTGCGGTATGACGGGTCGTGGTACTCTTTGCGGTTGAGAACTTCGCGCAATCCTCCGTGCGCGTAGTTGAATGTCGAGTTGAATGTGAGAGGCCGGCCTTCAAAATGTTCCTTCTGGAAGGCATACAGGAACTCCGCCACCGTCTGCCGGCCGGTGGCGATGCGGAACAGGTTCCGTCCGAGGTCCTTTTTCTGCATCATCATCCCCATCGAACCGCGCAAGCCCGCGTCTTCGGCGGCGCACAGGAATTCGAAACCTTCGACGGGGAACCAGCCGATGACGTCGAATCCGCCGCCGGGGCGGCCGATGTTTCCCGTGAGCGCGGCCAGGAGGATCCTTGATCGAATCATGAGGTCGCTGTGGTAGTAGCGGTTCGCGCCCCAGCTAGAGATGATCAGCGCACTCTTCGCGCCGGCAAACCGGCGTGCGAGAGATCGGATCGTGTCGGGATGAATTCCGGTGATGGAATGGGCTTGCTCCGGCGTCCAGCGCGCCAACTCCCTTTTGAGAAGAGTGAACACCGTTGTGATATGCCGTCCCTCCCAATCCCATTCCCCTTCGAGGACCGGCTGCTGTCCGCGCCATCGCAGAGTGCGTTCTTCCGATGCTTTCGATCCCGGCGTCTCGATGGGATTCCCTGATGGAGCATCCCAGACGTAGTAGACGTCCTGTCCTTCTTTGCGAAGAAACGTGCCGGTAGCGGGATCGACCAGAAAGGGCAGGTCGGTCTGCTCGGCGATAAAATCCCGGTTGATGAGCTTCTCCTCGATCATGACGTGCGCCATCGCGAGGGCGAGCGCGGCGTCGGTGCCCGGTTTCGGGTTGATCCAATAATCGGCGTGGATGGACGAGGCGTTCTGCTCCGGCGAGATGGAAACGACGGTCGATCCCCGATATTGCGCCTCCCAGAGAAAATGGGCATCCGGAATCCGGGTCACCGAGGGATTGAAGTTCCACAGCACGATGAAATCGGAGAGATACCAGTTGTCCGAAGTGCCACCCACGTGCGTGATCCCCATGGTGAGCGCTGCGCCGTAGCTGAGGTCGCCGATCTCGCCCCACGAATCGAGCAGGGTGGCCCCGAGCAAGTTGAAGAATCGCACCCGTGCGGCCGTCGTCGGCCCCACATCGAAATGCGGGCCGAGATCGTGAATGATGCACTCCGCCCCGTCCTTCTCGATGATGTCGAGGAGACGCCGGGCGATGTCCGTAACGGCTTCGTCCCACGAAGCCCGGTTCCACCGGTTCTTTCCCCGGTCTCCGGCACGACGCAGCGGATGGATCGGCCGCGAGCTGGAATAGACGAGGTTGGTGAAACAACTTCCCTTGTTGCATCCGCGAGGATTGAAGTCGGGCACATCGGATCGCACGGGCTCATACGCCGCCGTCTGCTCCTCGCGGACGATGAGGCCGTTCTTGATGTAGAGATCGAACTCGCAGGCGGAGGCGCAATTGAGCCAGCCGTGTGTGCCTTTCTCGATCCGGTCCCACGTCCATCGGCTTCGGTAGGCGTCTTCGAACACATTCGGCGAGGGCGCCTTGGGTAGTTTAGTTTGGGCGTGGGCGAACTTGGCCCGGATGGGCAGCAAACGAGTGAGATAGAGGGCGCCGGCGCCCTGAACACCGCGTCGGAGAAATTCCCGACGTGAGGTCAAATGAGCAGCCGCACGGTGCGGTCGCGAAGGGGATCCGGCCATTGTGGAGGCGACCGGGAGTGCTACGAGGGCAGGGCCCGGGACCCGAAGATGTTGCTCGCGAGGGACTTGGCGTGCTTCCAGTTGAGGACGTTTTGCAGCGGGGCGGTGTGGGGAACGAACTCCTTGGGCCGGTCCGGGTCGAGATTCCGGATGTAATGGATGTAATCCAAGTTGGCGGCGATTTCCTTCCCGTAATCGACGAGCTTGAAGAGGGGCCAAAGTGTGATGAAGTTGAAGGCGTACGTTCGGGGTTGCAACAGATTAAGAGGATTGGAGAGGCCGAGGGATTTCCACAATCGGGGCGCGGCGCGGCGGATTTTCACCGTCACCATGCTGCGGCGGTCCGAGTAGAACCGCCGGTACGCGTTGAGGCATCCCATGTACAACTCATACGGGGTCATGTTTTTCGGCTGATAGACGACGTGCTGCACGTCGTAGAACTCCCAGTGTTTGGTGAAGATGCGCCCCTGTCGTTCCAGATCGTCGTAGAAAGGCGTGCCGGGGAAGGGCGTCATCGGCATGAAGCCCGCGAGGACACAGTTCTCCTTGGCGAACTCCAGCGTTTTGTCGATGGATTCAAGCGTGTCGTGATCTGACCCGAACATGAAGAAGCCATTCACGATGATCCCGTGGTCCTGCATGGTCTTGATGCACTCGCGGATGAGCTTGGAGTTCTGACCTTTCCGCATGTAGCGGAGGGTTCGGTCGTCGATCGACTCAAATCCGAACGTGGCGAAGAAACAGTTGGTCCTTTGGAGGAGCTTCATGAGCGTCTTGTCTTTCGCCGTGTCCGATCGCATCTGGGAATGCCATCCGAGACGGGGGACGAGGTTCTTCGTGAGCATCCGGTCCAGCAGACCCTTGAGGTACTCCTTATCGCCTGAGATCGAATCGTCCATGAAGAAGAGGAACTGTTGTTCGGGGTCGAATCGTTCGGTCAGTTCGTCGATAACGCTTTCTACTGAGCGGCTTCGGTAGGCTTTGCCGAATTCCGGTGTAATCGAGCAGAAATTGCAGTGGAACGGGCAGCCGCGCGAGACCATCGTGAAGTGGATGAATCGGCTGACCCAGTTGGTCCGGGAGTTCCAGCCGTGGATCTTGCCGAGTCTCGGCCAGGGAATCGTGTCGAGTTGTTCGGAGGTCAGGAAAGGGCGGGCGGGGTTGTGGATGTGGGCGCCGGCATTCGATTTGAAGGACAGCCCTTTGACGCTTTCCAGCGGACGGCCCCGTTCCAGCGCGTCGAGAAGGTCCGGCAGCGTCTCTTCGCCTTCATTGCGCACGACATAGTCGCCGTGCTTCAACGCGTCGTCGGGATTGAGCGTGGCGTGGGGCCCGCCGAAGATGACGGGTATGCCTCTCTTCCGTGCTTCGGCGGCAATTTCGTAGCCGCGAACGGCCCACAGTGTTTCGATGGAGACACCCACCAATGCGACGCCGCCCTCTCCGCTTCGCTTTGAGGACGGCGAATGGAATGGCGATGAAACCCCCGCGCCGTCAAACCAAGAGGGGGAGAAGGGCGTGATCATTTCATCGCGAACGTCCACTTGGTGCCCATCTCTTTCGAGGATTTCCGCCAGGATGGGGAGGCCTGCGTGGGCCGTGTACATGAGCGGGAAGCGGTTGGTGGACATGAAACCGGAGTAACGACTCGAGGCGGGGTAGACGAGGACCACGCGACCGCGTTTCCAAATCCGGACGGTTCCGGATCGCCCGCCCCGTCTCGCCGAAGTCGTAGTCCTCTCCGAATCCTGCTCTTTCATCTTGCCCGGCTGAAAGCTGAACGCTGATCGCTGATCGCTATTGAACGCACTTCCTGTTGCATATGGAGACTGTCTGAACAGTTAGTTAGCAAGGGCTGTACCAAAGCACGTGTGGCTGTTCCCTCTCAATCAGATTCACCCATTTCAGCTATTTCCCATGGCCGGAGAGGAGTGGCGATACGTCCTCTCATGAATAAGAGATCCCTCGGCAACCCCTCCATCTGTCGCGTCACTGCTATGAAATCCATACGTGTCTTGGCGTGGTCATTGCTGAGTGTGTACTCACTTATAAATGGGCATCGAGCATCGCCTCTCAAGAGACCATCGCAGAATCGACATCCTCCACCGTGCGGTACGGGCATTCGGAAAAACCAACTTCCACCGGACCACGACCAAGACCGTCGCGATTGAAGCGGGAATCTCCGAGGCCCTCCTCTTCCAGCATTTCAAGAACAAGGAGGATCTTTTTGTCGAGACACTCCGGCAGGCGAGTCAGGAGCTCAA
The nucleotide sequence above comes from Nitrospirota bacterium. Encoded proteins:
- a CDS encoding 4Fe-4S dicluster domain-containing protein, with product MVLDLNKCLGCQTCTVACKKLWTSDLGQEGMWWNHVETKPGEGWPRGWERMNPVNTSGAVGGMPTPATLGRPWSFGFEEQDNKDVFGPGDQQEPWGPNWDEDIGGGTYPNSYYFYLPRMCNHCANPACVPVCPNQAIYKRERDGIVLIDDTQCKGTRLCHMACPYKKIYFTEAKGVSQKCIFCFPRVEKGTAPACARQCPGRLRYVGFADDPAGPIHALVKKWKVALPLHPEFGTEPNVFYVPPRAPATYDTEGRLQSAPRIPLAYLVQLFGDGVQSALDTLERERAVARSGRRSELMDLLIGYRFSDRFRIPVARAEGTIT
- a CDS encoding sigma-54-dependent Fis family transcriptional regulator; this translates as MAKILVVDDEEKIRKSMRELLEDEGYSVRTASCGEEALKMVAEKSQAPDLMLLDIAMPGMDGMEVLRRVREDVPGLVTLMVSAYGTIETAVKATKLGAYHFIEKPFDADHVLDLIQSALETQRQERKRLSPAPKKAATVEITGSSGTIRELRDLVARVAPSNSSVLITGENGTGKELVARSLHSLGRRAGQPFVQVNCAAIPDELIESELFGYEKGAFTGAQQMKLGRFDLAHRGTIFLDEIGDMSLKTQSKVLRILQEKTFERVGGTAQVEVDVRVIAATNKDLEQEIAQKRFREDLYYRLNVIPIVVPALRDRTEDIPLLAHAFLAEFSSEDGRPTAADQPGKSISPQALKVLVKYPWPGNVRELKNAIERLVVLSKGLVISEEDVPERFKRFDVARHRELLQDIRDLTLREARRDFERKYILEKLEEFQFNVARTAQAIGIDRAHLWRKIKQYGIDVHEPKGGAA
- a CDS encoding site-2 protease family protein translates to MVDSLGRILMTLPVILLALTLHELGHAWVAERCGDRTARMAGRVTLNPLAHIDVLGLILIIFAQFGWAKPVPVNVFHLRKPRRDMILVAAAGPAANLLLAIVAVLVLRFMPGGSTLHPFLFNQLGGVATLLYYSVVLNVNLMVFNLLPIPPLDGSRVLENMLPRRYLPTYEAFAVQASKAIFLIFMVSFLFKLDVFSPVLGPPVRAITSLLFRLAGY
- a CDS encoding molybdopterin-dependent oxidoreductase, yielding MTSRREFLRRGVQGAGALYLTRLLPIRAKFAHAQTKLPKAPSPNVFEDAYRSRWTWDRIEKGTHGWLNCASACEFDLYIKNGLIVREEQTAAYEPVRSDVPDFNPRGCNKGSCFTNLVYSSSRPIHPLRRAGDRGKNRWNRASWDEAVTDIARRLLDIIEKDGAECIIHDLGPHFDVGPTTAARVRFFNLLGATLLDSWGEIGDLSYGAALTMGITHVGGTSDNWYLSDFIVLWNFNPSVTRIPDAHFLWEAQYRGSTVVSISPEQNASSIHADYWINPKPGTDAALALAMAHVMIEEKLINRDFIAEQTDLPFLVDPATGTFLRKEGQDVYYVWDAPSGNPIETPGSKASEERTLRWRGQQPVLEGEWDWEGRHITTVFTLLKRELARWTPEQAHSITGIHPDTIRSLARRFAGAKSALIISSWGANRYYHSDLMIRSRILLAALTGNIGRPGGGFDVIGWFPVEGFEFLCAAEDAGLRGSMGMMMQKKDLGRNLFRIATGRQTVAEFLYAFQKEHFEGRPLTFNSTFNYAHGGLREVLNRKEYHDPSYRKSMDDIFKEAAERGETPVYPALSKTPRAWFTGGNNVLRRTGDYPVLLEKLWPKLDLVVDVNFKMTFTGMWSDYVLPAATPYEKVTLKYPISYVPYLHFSSRVVSPLGESKSEWEIYSLLARAIQEEARRRGNMKYSDFHDRFSFGGRFGPGEEEKVCQEILTLTYSTMGTTVKEMKRKGIKRFRNSMFVSYHAQTHSDLRRDQPLSPCQDFTLHKKPWPTATGRVQFLIDQGRFREVGESLPTFKPPVNAGGRFPFRLTSGHTRWSIHSIWRDDPVLLRLQRGVPLLYISAEDAARKHIQDFGLVRVFNELGSFEIHAKVSPQLQPGQLFLFHAWEPYQFKRHRSYKSIQPGMIKPLHFTGRWGHLHQIMGQAQPGQHVNDTLCDFESA
- a CDS encoding radical SAM protein, producing MSTNRFPLMYTAHAGLPILAEILERDGHQVDVRDEMITPFSPSWFDGAGVSSPFHSPSSKRSGEGGVALVGVSIETLWAVRGYEIAAEARKRGIPVIFGGPHATLNPDDALKHGDYVVRNEGEETLPDLLDALERGRPLESVKGLSFKSNAGAHIHNPARPFLTSEQLDTIPWPRLGKIHGWNSRTNWVSRFIHFTMVSRGCPFHCNFCSITPEFGKAYRSRSVESVIDELTERFDPEQQFLFFMDDSISGDKEYLKGLLDRMLTKNLVPRLGWHSQMRSDTAKDKTLMKLLQRTNCFFATFGFESIDDRTLRYMRKGQNSKLIRECIKTMQDHGIIVNGFFMFGSDHDTLESIDKTLEFAKENCVLAGFMPMTPFPGTPFYDDLERQGRIFTKHWEFYDVQHVVYQPKNMTPYELYMGCLNAYRRFYSDRRSMVTVKIRRAAPRLWKSLGLSNPLNLLQPRTYAFNFITLWPLFKLVDYGKEIAANLDYIHYIRNLDPDRPKEFVPHTAPLQNVLNWKHAKSLASNIFGSRALPS
- the glnD gene encoding [protein-PII] uridylyltransferase; the encoded protein is MNRASPIDRTNGPSVAPPGRDGFLADYRTHLGELEAAHRAGTSGIDLVRRHSAAMDQWLMRFLATLPPEALSDSAVIALGSFGRRELSPWSDLDLLFLRSDGESRWTEDMIRSVLYFLWDAGLEVGYAVRTVGECVNVAGEDNRARTALLDHRLIAGDPALLEKYRQALRERIFSEPVEFIRVKLKDMEEGRKKFGDSVYMLEPHIKEGAGGLRDLNVLEWAAKVYRPFKGLSDQEGDTVTAEEAARLRRAQDFMLRVRNDLHFALGRKNDRLTFDQQERVAKAFGYPDDGHWGAVESFMKDYYLSAAEIQHLADRVLHRIVDRLSPPVVKTASTIGRNWVMTGGKLRVVEPGVFLAEPDTLIETFKWAAEKNVEVDPATLAESQKHLDAVDRQCRPSQEAWRLFFSILRAPEGTARVLLQMNESGVLGRLVPEFGALRCQAQHDAYHIYTTDVHTIHAIQEWKLLRTGKYYRDFPMLTRLAKGLADDLVLVLGLLFHDIGKGTGKGHSHRGAEMIEAIGRRMTLTDAEIDTVRFLVEHHLLLSTAAYRRDTDDPDLVRQVADLVQTEERLTLLYLLTFSDTRAVGPTTWNQWKGNLLQELFVKVGEIINPSDFRDEHQRLKERMDEIVRRVSGKIREEEARKELAALPTSYILANPPWKVARHLQILSEVRAKKFIATLRRPWKRPMIELLVCTTDSPGLLARLAGTLTSYGLNILKVQVNTTADGRVLDLYHVEDSGGRFYEELDRWESLKEDLKKASAGELDVREAVNRTLRNAPSPQRYLPRVRAQVLVDNEISLRHTVIEVQAQDRLGLLYSLATRLSELGMTIMLAKINTEGEKAIDVFYVQDVARGKIQDERRLEDIRSEVRKVAEV